In Thermodesulfobacteriota bacterium, the following are encoded in one genomic region:
- a CDS encoding VPLPA-CTERM sorting domain-containing protein, giving the protein MNTWKKSLFLGVALAPALLAGAGAEAAMLTFNSTTPANNATTRASWLTAAGISSPDYLVDFETGFANGDNVHGVSGLFPGGLVLLDNSNTGPNPSPAVIIRSGAGSINGSNPVGVFAATHDEAAYLWLDFSAQPVDYVAFMDIDHAGTSGVAFFSGGSSATFSLETTGGSGNSAEFFGLYRNDQPAIVALRLDSSGDGRWGVDNIEYGPAPVPLPAALPLLASGLAGLAGLRRWRRQG; this is encoded by the coding sequence ATGAACACGTGGAAGAAGAGCCTGTTTCTTGGGGTGGCCCTGGCGCCGGCGCTGCTGGCTGGCGCCGGCGCCGAGGCGGCGATGCTGACCTTCAACAGCACCACCCCGGCCAATAACGCCACCACCCGGGCCAGTTGGCTCACGGCGGCCGGCATCAGCAGCCCGGACTATCTGGTGGACTTCGAGACCGGCTTTGCCAACGGCGACAACGTCCACGGGGTGAGCGGTCTGTTCCCCGGTGGCCTGGTCCTGCTGGACAACAGCAACACCGGCCCCAACCCCAGCCCGGCCGTGATCATCCGTTCCGGCGCCGGGTCGATCAACGGCTCCAACCCGGTGGGCGTCTTCGCCGCCACCCACGACGAGGCCGCCTATCTGTGGCTCGATTTCTCCGCCCAGCCGGTGGACTATGTCGCCTTCATGGATATCGACCACGCCGGAACCAGCGGCGTGGCCTTCTTCTCCGGTGGCTCCTCGGCCACCTTCAGCCTGGAGACCACGGGTGGCAGCGGCAACAGCGCCGAGTTCTTCGGGCTCTACCGCAACGATCAGCCGGCCATCGTCGCTCTGCGCCTGGATTCCTCCGGCGACGGCCGCTGGGGGGTGGACAACATCGAGTACGGCCCGGCGCCGGTGCCGCTCCCGGCCGCCCTGCCCCTCCTGGCCAGTGGCCTGGCCGGCCTGGCTGGCCTGCGCCGCTGGCGGCGCCAGGGCTGA
- a CDS encoding GAF domain-containing protein translates to MANRIGEILMRLGYVKDEDIQRALAIQLAEGKRRRLGEILTEMFLDKKALVHALSMQETGYVFDTGLDIVSHITRHRLRQADIRSMLCSLSARGNETFLDKVSDILEKIASFLNISSCLSESLSLDDLLGAMIAMVNETLGAERSTLFLYDKETGELFSRVAQGGQVEEIRFPGDLGIAGSVFHTGTAVIIDDAYADPRFNQEVDRQTGFVTRNILCAPLRTKTGQVVGVIQVLNKVHGPFTSDDLTLLEALSAQAGSALHNAQLFQEIQRAKEEESRLLEVTTAISTELKLQPLLLKIMQTATDILQAERSTLFMYDERRHQLWSLVAQLSETREIRIPADRGIAGEVFTTGVSVNIADAYSDQRFNPEVDRKTGYRTRNILCVPVATKEGKPVGVIQSLNKKGGPFTGVDERRLRAFAAQASIAIENAKLFDDVLAMKNYNEGILESMSNGVITLDAGGQIVKANSAAARILRTTPAQLTGQPAAAWFAGRNSWVLERVAKVLAQGESDMSFDTELDLADGKPISANLTVVPLRGTGQEGSGSVLLLLEDITTEKRLKSTMARYMTKEVADKLMEGGEAILGGQLSEATILFSDIRGFTTLAEGLGPAETVSMLNEYFTLMVDIVFSHHGILDKYIGDAMLAVFGAPFATGQDPDNAVQAAIEQLRALRELNRRRAASRQPPIRIGVGINTGEVLSGNIGSLKRMDYTVVGDGVNLASRLEGANKYYGTSILISAFTHGQLVRPYRSREVDLMRVKGKTRPVAVYEILDHHDQESFPCLDQVLEIYHQGLAHYRSREWPTGLKLFEDALSRCPQDGLSRMYADRCRLFLAQPPPADWDGVWDMKSK, encoded by the coding sequence ATGGCGAACCGGATCGGCGAAATCCTCATGCGGCTCGGCTATGTCAAGGACGAGGACATCCAGCGGGCCCTGGCCATCCAGCTGGCTGAGGGTAAACGGCGCCGGCTCGGCGAGATCCTCACCGAGATGTTCCTGGACAAAAAGGCCCTGGTCCACGCCCTGTCCATGCAGGAGACCGGCTATGTCTTCGACACCGGCCTCGACATCGTCAGCCACATCACCCGCCACCGGCTGCGCCAGGCCGACATCCGCAGCATGCTCTGCTCGCTGTCCGCCCGGGGCAACGAGACCTTCCTGGACAAGGTCTCGGACATCCTGGAGAAGATCGCCTCCTTCCTGAACATCTCCAGCTGCCTGTCGGAAAGCCTCTCCCTGGACGATCTTCTGGGCGCGATGATCGCCATGGTCAACGAGACCCTGGGGGCCGAGCGCAGCACCCTCTTCCTCTACGACAAGGAGACCGGCGAGCTGTTCTCCCGGGTGGCCCAGGGCGGCCAGGTAGAGGAGATCCGCTTCCCTGGCGACCTGGGCATCGCCGGCTCGGTCTTCCATACCGGCACCGCGGTGATCATCGACGACGCCTACGCCGACCCCCGTTTCAACCAGGAGGTGGACCGCCAGACCGGCTTTGTCACCAGGAACATCCTCTGCGCGCCGTTGCGCACCAAGACCGGCCAGGTGGTCGGGGTCATCCAGGTCCTCAACAAGGTGCACGGGCCGTTCACCTCCGACGACCTCACCCTCCTGGAGGCCCTGTCGGCCCAGGCCGGCAGCGCCTTGCACAACGCCCAGCTCTTCCAGGAGATCCAGAGGGCCAAGGAGGAGGAGAGCCGGCTCCTGGAGGTCACCACCGCCATCTCCACCGAGCTCAAGCTCCAGCCTCTGCTTCTCAAGATCATGCAGACCGCCACCGACATCCTGCAGGCCGAGCGGAGCACCTTGTTCATGTACGACGAGCGCCGCCACCAGCTGTGGTCCCTGGTGGCCCAGCTCTCCGAGACCCGGGAGATCCGCATCCCCGCCGACCGGGGCATCGCCGGCGAGGTCTTCACCACCGGCGTCTCGGTCAACATCGCCGATGCGTACAGCGATCAGCGCTTCAACCCGGAGGTGGACCGCAAGACCGGCTACCGGACCAGGAACATCCTCTGCGTGCCGGTGGCTACCAAGGAGGGCAAGCCGGTAGGCGTCATCCAGTCCCTCAACAAGAAGGGCGGTCCTTTCACCGGCGTCGACGAGCGCCGCCTGCGGGCCTTCGCGGCCCAGGCCTCCATCGCCATCGAGAACGCCAAGCTCTTCGATGACGTCCTGGCCATGAAGAACTACAACGAAGGCATCCTGGAGAGCATGAGCAACGGCGTCATCACCCTGGACGCCGGAGGTCAGATCGTCAAGGCCAACAGCGCCGCCGCCCGCATCCTCAGGACCACCCCGGCCCAGCTGACCGGGCAGCCGGCCGCCGCCTGGTTTGCCGGCCGGAACAGCTGGGTGCTGGAACGGGTGGCCAAGGTCCTGGCCCAGGGGGAGTCGGACATGAGCTTCGACACCGAGCTGGACCTGGCCGACGGCAAGCCGATCTCCGCGAACCTCACGGTGGTGCCCCTCCGAGGCACCGGCCAGGAAGGCAGCGGCTCGGTGCTGCTCCTTCTGGAGGACATCACCACCGAAAAGCGTCTCAAGTCCACCATGGCCCGCTACATGACCAAGGAGGTGGCGGACAAGCTCATGGAGGGCGGCGAGGCCATTCTGGGCGGCCAGCTCTCCGAGGCCACCATCCTGTTCTCGGACATCCGCGGCTTCACCACCCTGGCGGAGGGCCTGGGCCCGGCCGAGACGGTGTCCATGCTCAACGAGTATTTCACCCTCATGGTGGACATCGTCTTCAGCCACCACGGCATCCTGGACAAGTACATCGGCGACGCCATGCTGGCGGTGTTCGGCGCCCCGTTCGCCACCGGCCAGGATCCGGACAACGCCGTGCAGGCCGCCATCGAGCAGCTGCGCGCCCTGCGGGAGCTCAACCGCCGCCGGGCCGCCAGCCGCCAGCCACCGATCCGCATCGGTGTCGGCATCAACACCGGCGAGGTGCTGTCCGGCAACATCGGCAGCCTCAAGCGCATGGACTACACCGTGGTGGGCGACGGCGTCAATCTGGCCTCCCGCCTGGAGGGGGCCAACAAGTATTACGGCACCAGCATCCTCATCAGCGCCTTCACGCACGGCCAGCTGGTGCGCCCCTACCGCAGCCGCGAGGTGGATCTGATGCGGGTCAAGGGCAAGACCCGGCCGGTGGCGGTCTATGAGATCCTGGACCACCACGACCAGGAATCCTTCCCCTGTCTGGACCAGGTGCTGGAGATCTACCACCAGGGCCTGGCGCACTACCGGAGCCGGGAGTGGCCAACCGGCCTGAAGCTCTTCGAAGACGCCTTGAGCCGCTGCCCGCAGGACGGCCTCAGCCGCATGTATGCCGACCGCTGCCGTCTCTTCCTCGCCCAGCCGCCGCCGGCGGACTGGGACGGGGTGTGGGATATGAAGAGCAAGTAG